A window of the Thalassospira indica genome harbors these coding sequences:
- a CDS encoding AraC family transcriptional regulator: MNKVEIIAHDCLGVEAVMAETRHSFAKHTHEAFGIGFMYAGAQKSASGRGMVEAGAGNIITVNPREVHDGHPIGEGPRGWNMLYFDPALIARAASDLSETATDQYEFTQPVMDRPDVRHCFGALFDAITNGLEESAKLRREEMLLLMLHHAMIAPGEPASKSNARTAVAHARIKRAKALLDDSPTHSHSLDDLADATGLSKFQTLRDFTRATGLTPHAYLIQRRIDLARAMIKSGETLADIASNAGFADQSHLNRHFVRAFGLTPGRYALAVRGN; this comes from the coding sequence ATGAACAAGGTCGAAATCATTGCCCATGATTGTCTGGGTGTGGAAGCCGTCATGGCCGAAACACGCCATTCCTTTGCCAAACACACCCACGAGGCGTTTGGCATTGGCTTCATGTATGCGGGTGCGCAAAAATCGGCCTCCGGGCGCGGCATGGTCGAGGCCGGGGCTGGCAACATCATCACAGTCAATCCGCGCGAAGTGCATGATGGCCACCCAATCGGCGAAGGCCCGCGCGGCTGGAATATGCTGTATTTCGACCCGGCCCTGATTGCGCGCGCCGCAAGTGACCTTTCCGAAACGGCCACCGACCAATATGAATTCACGCAGCCCGTGATGGATCGCCCCGATGTTCGGCACTGCTTTGGGGCATTATTCGATGCCATCACCAACGGTTTGGAAGAAAGTGCAAAGCTCCGGCGCGAAGAAATGCTGCTGCTTATGCTCCACCACGCCATGATTGCACCGGGCGAACCAGCGTCGAAATCAAACGCGCGCACTGCTGTTGCCCATGCCCGGATCAAACGCGCCAAGGCGTTGCTCGATGACAGCCCGACACACAGCCACAGCCTTGATGACCTCGCCGACGCAACGGGCTTGAGCAAATTTCAGACGCTCCGCGATTTCACCCGTGCGACGGGCCTCACCCCGCATGCCTATCTGATCCAGCGGCGGATTGATCTGGCGCGCGCGATGATAAAATCCGGCGAAACCCTTGCCGATATCGCAAGCAATGCGGGCTTTGCCGATCAAAGCCACCTCAACCGTCATTTTGTTCGTGCCTTCGGCCTGACACCGGGCCGCTATGCCCTCGCCGTTCGCGGAAACTGA
- the pepN gene encoding aminopeptidase N produces the protein MSEQPQEIRREDYKEPDFIVEKVELVFDLDRDVTNVKSRLFMAANPVRGTGKGDKVFLHGEDMKLLSVTLNETRLASSDFTVDQEGLRFKAPGQNFIAELETQISPANNTRLEGLYVSQSAFCTQCEAEGFRRITYFPDRPDVMATYKVTINANKESCPVLLSNGNLIDSGDLDDGRHFAVWEDPFPKPSYLFALVAGDLACVEDSFKTMSGRDVALRIFVEHGNEDRCDYAMDSLKRSMKWDEEVYGLEYDLDLFNIVAVSDFNMGAMENKSLNVFNAKFVLARPDTATDGDYERIESIVAHEYFHNWSGNRVTCRDWFQLSLKEGLTVFRDQEFSADQRSRPVQRIKDVNALRAAQFPEDAGPLAHPVRPDSYMEINNFYTATVYEKGAELIRMMHTLLGPDGYRKGIDLYFDRHDGQAVTCDDFAKAMEDANGIDFSQLKLWYSQAGTPKLSWQGDYDADAKQYRLTISQKTDPTPGQPDKQPLHMPISIGLLGADGSDLVAKTVELTEASQEFIFDGVTEAPVLSFNRGFSAPVNITTDQPDDELVFLMGNDSDAFNRWEAGQKYATRLMLSAIAAYEANGGDVEAAFADEQARVDAFIAAMRATLTNDDLDKAFRADALVLPGEAFLSEQRKPANPEAIYQVRTALRKRIGQALSDDFANTYHQNASNAAFTPDATSAGQRALRATALAYLVASGEDEFADVAVAQYGTADNMTDQMAALSVLNNLDHPGRETALADFEERFANDGVVLDKWFSLQAMSSRDDTLARIKDLMSHPAFTMRNPNKVRALIGAFAMGNPRHFHAKDGSGYAFYADRLIELDDINPQVAARLCAPLGKWAKYDADRADKMKAELNRILAKPEISRDLYEIASKSAAS, from the coding sequence ATGTCTGAACAGCCGCAAGAGATTCGTCGCGAAGACTATAAGGAACCTGACTTTATTGTCGAAAAGGTCGAACTGGTTTTTGACCTTGATCGTGACGTGACAAATGTCAAATCGCGCCTGTTTATGGCTGCGAATCCTGTGCGCGGTACCGGAAAGGGGGACAAGGTTTTCCTCCATGGCGAGGATATGAAGCTTCTTTCCGTCACCCTCAATGAAACCCGCCTGGCGTCCAGCGATTTCACGGTTGATCAGGAAGGCCTGCGCTTTAAGGCACCGGGGCAAAACTTCATTGCCGAACTTGAAACCCAGATTTCGCCAGCCAACAACACCCGGCTTGAAGGACTTTATGTTTCGCAAAGCGCGTTTTGCACCCAGTGCGAGGCCGAGGGATTTCGGCGCATCACCTATTTCCCGGATCGTCCGGACGTCATGGCGACCTATAAGGTCACGATTAATGCGAATAAGGAAAGCTGCCCGGTTTTGCTTTCGAACGGCAATCTGATCGACAGTGGTGATCTTGACGACGGCCGTCATTTTGCCGTGTGGGAAGATCCGTTCCCGAAACCATCCTACCTGTTTGCGCTGGTTGCCGGTGATCTGGCCTGTGTCGAAGACAGTTTCAAAACCATGTCGGGCCGTGATGTGGCGCTGCGCATCTTTGTCGAGCACGGCAATGAGGATCGCTGCGATTATGCGATGGACAGCCTGAAACGGTCAATGAAGTGGGACGAGGAGGTCTATGGCCTCGAATACGATCTGGACCTGTTTAACATCGTTGCCGTTTCGGACTTCAATATGGGCGCGATGGAAAACAAAAGCCTCAATGTGTTTAACGCCAAATTCGTTCTGGCCCGCCCGGATACCGCGACCGATGGCGATTATGAACGCATCGAATCCATCGTTGCACACGAATATTTCCATAACTGGTCGGGCAACCGCGTCACCTGTCGCGACTGGTTCCAGCTGTCGCTCAAGGAAGGTCTGACCGTATTCCGTGATCAGGAATTCTCGGCCGATCAGCGTTCCCGCCCGGTGCAGCGGATCAAGGATGTCAATGCGCTCCGCGCTGCCCAGTTCCCCGAGGACGCCGGCCCGCTGGCCCATCCGGTACGCCCGGACAGCTATATGGAAATCAACAATTTCTATACCGCCACGGTCTATGAAAAGGGCGCGGAACTGATCCGCATGATGCACACGTTGCTTGGCCCGGATGGCTATCGCAAGGGTATTGACCTTTACTTTGATCGCCATGACGGGCAGGCGGTGACCTGTGATGATTTTGCCAAGGCGATGGAAGACGCCAACGGCATCGATTTCAGCCAGCTCAAACTCTGGTATTCACAGGCCGGAACACCAAAACTCAGCTGGCAGGGCGACTATGACGCGGATGCCAAACAATACCGTCTGACCATTTCGCAGAAAACCGACCCGACCCCGGGACAGCCGGACAAGCAACCGTTGCACATGCCGATTTCAATCGGGCTTCTGGGTGCGGATGGTTCTGATCTGGTCGCCAAAACGGTGGAACTGACGGAAGCCAGCCAGGAATTCATCTTTGATGGTGTGACTGAGGCGCCGGTGCTGTCCTTTAACCGGGGATTCTCCGCACCCGTGAACATCACCACCGATCAGCCGGATGACGAACTTGTCTTCCTGATGGGCAATGACAGCGATGCGTTCAATCGTTGGGAAGCCGGGCAGAAATACGCAACCCGTTTGATGTTGTCTGCCATTGCCGCCTATGAGGCGAATGGCGGCGATGTCGAGGCGGCCTTTGCCGATGAACAGGCCCGCGTTGATGCCTTCATTGCCGCGATGCGCGCGACACTTACCAATGATGATCTTGATAAGGCGTTCCGTGCCGATGCGCTTGTCCTGCCGGGCGAGGCGTTCCTGTCCGAACAACGCAAGCCCGCCAATCCCGAGGCGATCTATCAGGTGCGCACGGCCTTGCGCAAACGCATTGGCCAGGCGCTTTCCGATGATTTCGCCAACACCTATCACCAGAATGCCTCAAACGCGGCCTTTACCCCGGATGCGACGTCGGCGGGGCAGCGTGCCTTGCGGGCAACCGCGTTGGCCTATCTGGTGGCAAGCGGGGAGGATGAATTTGCCGACGTGGCGGTCGCGCAATATGGCACGGCTGATAACATGACCGATCAGATGGCCGCCCTGTCGGTGCTTAATAACCTTGATCATCCGGGCCGTGAAACCGCATTGGCCGATTTCGAGGAACGCTTTGCCAATGACGGTGTCGTTCTCGATAAATGGTTCTCCTTGCAGGCGATGTCATCGCGTGATGATACCTTGGCGCGCATCAAGGATCTGATGAGCCACCCAGCCTTTACCATGCGCAATCCCAACAAGGTGCGTGCGCTGATCGGGGCGTTCGCCATGGGCAATCCGCGTCATTTCCATGCCAAGGATGGTTCGGGCTATGCGTTTTATGCCGATCGCCTGATCGAGCTTGATGACATCAACCCGCAGGTTGCCGCACGCCTGTGCGCCCCGCTTGGCAAATGGGCAAAATACGATGCGGATCGTGCGGACAAGATGAAGGCCGAACTCAACCGTATCCTCGCCAAGCCGGAAATCTCGCGCGATTTGTATGAAATCGCCTCGAAATCCGCGGCAAGCTGA
- a CDS encoding AI-2E family transporter has product MSARCGAHSPETPEASETSDANPPANGTAAETDATVPSDAERRTNARARVYRRARTISVIGTFVVLALGCLYVAQSLLLPVVLAFLLSLVFSPVVRTFAKFYIPNAVTAFAIVLTLSATVIAGIYGLSGPVSGWIDEAPNIERQLRLRLADLSEPLDKLREAQKQVSEATDQNNGDEDVQRVVVAEPNLISQAAQGAPDILAGIALMLVLLLFILSGGDRIYQKLIRSLPTFGDRRKGLRIAHDVEREVSRYLATITAINILLGIVIGTLMAIIGLPNPILWGIAAAVLNYVPILGAMTGVVIVGVVSLVSMQTTGQALIAPALYLACTVIEGQLITPMLVGSRLKINSVAIVLAIALWGWLWGFVGILVAVPLLIVASVISNHVEGLGGLRELLGPHAASNTPDRTIPANSK; this is encoded by the coding sequence ATGTCGGCCAGATGCGGCGCGCATTCGCCAGAAACACCTGAAGCCTCCGAAACATCGGACGCCAATCCGCCCGCCAATGGCACAGCGGCAGAAACGGATGCGACCGTTCCCAGTGATGCGGAACGCCGCACCAATGCGCGTGCGCGGGTGTACCGCCGGGCGCGGACGATTTCGGTGATCGGCACATTTGTGGTTTTGGCGCTAGGCTGTCTTTACGTCGCGCAAAGTCTTTTGCTGCCGGTTGTTCTGGCGTTTTTGCTGTCGCTTGTGTTTTCGCCGGTTGTCCGCACCTTTGCGAAATTTTACATCCCCAATGCCGTGACGGCCTTTGCAATTGTTCTGACACTCAGCGCGACTGTGATTGCCGGGATTTATGGTCTGAGTGGCCCGGTATCGGGCTGGATCGATGAAGCGCCAAATATCGAACGCCAATTGCGTCTGCGCCTTGCCGATCTAAGCGAACCGCTTGATAAACTCCGCGAAGCCCAAAAGCAGGTATCCGAGGCCACCGATCAGAATAATGGCGATGAAGACGTTCAAAGGGTCGTGGTTGCCGAACCCAACCTGATCAGTCAGGCCGCCCAAGGTGCACCTGATATTCTGGCGGGCATTGCGCTGATGCTTGTTTTGTTGCTGTTCATCCTGTCGGGGGGTGATCGGATTTATCAGAAACTGATCCGCTCGCTTCCGACCTTTGGTGACCGACGCAAGGGATTGCGGATCGCCCATGACGTGGAACGCGAAGTTTCGCGCTATCTCGCAACCATTACTGCGATCAACATCTTGCTTGGCATTGTGATCGGGACGCTGATGGCGATTATCGGACTGCCCAACCCTATTCTTTGGGGGATCGCGGCGGCGGTGCTGAACTATGTACCGATCCTTGGTGCAATGACCGGTGTGGTGATTGTTGGCGTGGTGTCGCTTGTGTCGATGCAAACAACCGGACAGGCCCTGATTGCACCGGCACTTTATCTGGCCTGCACGGTGATTGAGGGACAATTGATCACCCCGATGCTTGTCGGCAGCCGGCTTAAAATCAATTCGGTCGCGATTGTACTTGCCATTGCACTGTGGGGCTGGCTTTGGGGCTTTGTCGGCATTCTGGTTGCCGTCCCGCTTCTGATCGTTGCCAGCGTCATTTCCAATCACGTCGAAGGCCTGGGCGGGCTTCGCGAACTGCTGGGCCCGCATGCAGCCAGTAACACGCCCGACCGCACCATTCCGGCAAACAGCAAGTAG
- a CDS encoding methyl-accepting chemotaxis protein, with amino-acid sequence MTGDKAAKTAIAGGATSLLTLRRILLVTGLLVSGAVTWMLLWTGDTYRNFAIETLNNSVSGTVNFFVGSRIATDYADKITPIANEWSRLGSLVKSYQENDQTRMQAELNILSNAREVVQGDVNLIAAISYDQEFNQLATSEANLGASVTDDPDVKAYLIGRDKAEARKPASFMWATPDGRPVFSLILPVGGFRAVGFLEVITDPLPQLAGIGKVLGGNFQILDNSGNVLFESLEAPAEAEAEAAPPAEGDAATENGGDAAPEASNDAPEAETAKAGDTTHRAAVEVMISDGRGGVWAEARFDRDVSDFYAQTDSLRLLSIEILVGVLLAAWIVGWILLRTTVLRNLRAFAGAMTSISNGDTNVNLPNVGNDEIGEMKKALIALRESVRQALILQNMVENTPTMTAMILPDGKLSYLNASAQDYLGGTTATISGDFLNLGSDFQAKLANPNNLPFTEIIQTDRGYLDILAAPVRDKDNVLLGTMLAWNDVSEREESKIAVTELMAEVARVAQSVTEQSEGLLSLASELTNQSENTVQQSGGALDVSREAASNTRNVATAVEELSSSIAEINRQATEASTVTGRAREEAEESQRNIGSLEKASSEIGSIIDLINDIAHRTKLLSLNATIEAERAGELGKGFAVVANEVKSLADQTASATGQIGDLTAAIQEEVQKAAHSISTVGEVIHQVNDIQSTITQSVDEQRRATGEISENVQRIAAGAGSMDEMITFVNDGAQSTGRSAHDLNTASHNLSEVARNLSEKMREFSERMKLT; translated from the coding sequence ATGACGGGAGACAAGGCCGCGAAGACGGCTATTGCAGGAGGTGCTACCAGCCTTCTGACGTTACGGCGGATTTTGCTCGTAACCGGGTTACTGGTTTCAGGTGCAGTGACATGGATGCTTCTTTGGACCGGTGATACCTATCGCAACTTTGCGATTGAAACACTGAACAACTCGGTCAGTGGTACAGTCAATTTCTTTGTCGGATCGCGTATTGCCACCGACTATGCCGACAAAATTACCCCCATTGCCAATGAATGGTCGCGGCTTGGCAGCCTGGTCAAAAGTTATCAGGAAAATGACCAGACGCGCATGCAAGCCGAACTCAACATCCTTTCGAACGCACGCGAAGTGGTTCAGGGCGATGTGAACCTGATTGCGGCGATTTCCTATGATCAGGAATTCAATCAACTGGCGACGTCCGAAGCCAATCTTGGCGCCAGCGTCACTGATGATCCGGACGTCAAAGCCTATTTGATCGGTCGCGACAAGGCCGAAGCCCGCAAACCGGCAAGCTTTATGTGGGCAACCCCGGACGGGCGTCCGGTCTTTAGCCTGATCCTGCCAGTTGGCGGGTTCCGTGCTGTTGGCTTCCTTGAAGTCATCACCGATCCCCTGCCCCAGCTGGCCGGTATTGGCAAGGTTCTTGGCGGCAACTTCCAGATTCTTGATAATTCCGGCAACGTGCTGTTTGAAAGCCTTGAAGCCCCGGCTGAGGCAGAAGCCGAAGCTGCCCCGCCAGCAGAGGGCGATGCCGCCACCGAAAATGGCGGAGATGCAGCGCCAGAAGCCAGCAATGATGCACCTGAGGCCGAAACGGCCAAAGCAGGTGATACGACGCACCGTGCGGCAGTGGAGGTTATGATCAGTGATGGTCGTGGCGGCGTCTGGGCCGAGGCCCGGTTTGATCGCGACGTGTCTGATTTCTATGCCCAGACAGATAGCCTTCGCCTGCTGTCGATCGAAATCCTTGTCGGTGTGCTTCTGGCGGCCTGGATTGTTGGCTGGATCCTGTTGCGCACCACGGTTCTGCGCAATCTGCGCGCCTTTGCCGGTGCGATGACGTCAATTTCGAACGGGGACACCAACGTCAATCTGCCCAATGTCGGCAATGACGAAATCGGCGAGATGAAAAAGGCATTGATTGCCTTGCGTGAATCGGTGCGTCAGGCCTTGATTCTGCAAAACATGGTCGAAAATACCCCGACCATGACCGCAATGATCCTGCCTGATGGCAAGCTGAGCTACCTTAACGCCAGTGCGCAAGACTATCTTGGCGGGACAACGGCAACGATTTCGGGTGATTTCCTTAACCTCGGATCGGACTTCCAGGCCAAGCTTGCCAATCCGAACAATCTGCCCTTTACCGAGATCATCCAGACCGACCGTGGCTATCTTGATATCCTTGCCGCCCCGGTCCGCGACAAGGACAATGTCCTTCTGGGCACCATGCTGGCCTGGAATGACGTGTCCGAGCGTGAGGAAAGCAAAATCGCGGTCACCGAACTGATGGCCGAGGTTGCCCGTGTGGCCCAATCCGTGACCGAACAGTCCGAAGGGTTGCTGAGCCTTGCCAGTGAACTGACAAACCAGTCGGAAAACACAGTGCAGCAATCGGGCGGTGCGCTGGATGTCTCGCGCGAGGCGGCATCAAATACCCGCAATGTTGCAACCGCGGTTGAGGAACTTTCATCCTCGATCGCCGAAATTAACCGTCAGGCAACCGAGGCTTCCACCGTGACTGGACGGGCACGTGAAGAAGCCGAGGAAAGCCAGCGCAATATCGGATCGCTTGAAAAGGCCAGTTCCGAGATCGGATCGATCATTGATCTGATCAACGACATTGCGCACCGCACCAAGCTTTTGTCGCTTAATGCAACGATTGAAGCCGAACGTGCCGGTGAACTTGGCAAGGGCTTTGCGGTGGTTGCCAACGAGGTCAAATCGCTTGCCGATCAAACCGCGAGTGCAACCGGCCAGATTGGTGACCTGACGGCAGCCATTCAGGAAGAAGTGCAAAAGGCCGCCCATTCGATCAGCACGGTTGGCGAAGTTATTCATCAGGTCAACGACATCCAGTCGACCATCACCCAATCGGTTGATGAACAACGCCGTGCCACAGGTGAGATTTCCGAAAACGTTCAACGCATCGCCGCCGGTGCGGGATCGATGGACGAAATGATCACGTTTGTGAATGACGGCGCACAAAGCACCGGGCGCAGCGCGCATGATCTGAACACCGCCAGCCATAACCTTTCGGAAGTGGCGCGCAACCTGTCAGAGAAAATGCGCGAATTCAGCGAGCGGATGAAGCTGACCTGA
- a CDS encoding type II toxin-antitoxin system HigB family toxin — translation MRIIARKVLVDFWTKHPETEQPLRAWFDRTRKANWQNHQDVLAVFGTAKSINAERIRFKIHGNDYRLIVAFRYDVQIAWIKFIGTHADYDKIDAKTVDKF, via the coding sequence ATGCGCATCATTGCCCGAAAGGTGCTTGTCGATTTCTGGACCAAACACCCCGAAACCGAACAACCCTTGCGGGCTTGGTTTGATCGGACGCGTAAAGCGAACTGGCAAAACCATCAGGATGTTCTGGCTGTCTTTGGTACGGCAAAAAGCATCAATGCTGAACGGATCAGGTTTAAAATCCATGGCAATGACTATCGCCTGATTGTTGCCTTTCGCTATGACGTTCAGATCGCGTGGATCAAGTTTATTGGCACCCACGCCGATTACGACAAAATTGACGCCAAAACCGTCGACAAGTTCTGA
- the upp gene encoding uracil phosphoribosyltransferase, with product MSTHKDFPNLHILDHPLIQHKLSHMRKVSTSTKTFRQLLKEIALLMGYEITRELPVSYEDIETPICAMKAPVIQGRKLAVVPILRAGSGMADGLIELMPSARIGHIGLYRDPETHMPVEYLVKLPEVEGRTFILVDPMLATGNSAVAAIDTLNKYGVADKDIRFMALVAAPEGVKVFQDAHPDVPIYTAGLDEKLNEKAYIVPGLGDAGDRLFGTR from the coding sequence ATGAGCACGCACAAGGATTTCCCGAACCTTCATATTCTTGATCATCCGCTGATCCAGCATAAGCTGAGCCACATGCGCAAGGTCAGCACTTCGACCAAGACCTTCCGTCAGTTGCTCAAGGAAATCGCCCTTCTCATGGGCTATGAAATCACCCGCGAGCTTCCTGTCAGCTATGAAGACATCGAAACACCGATTTGCGCGATGAAGGCGCCGGTCATTCAGGGCCGTAAACTGGCGGTGGTTCCGATCCTGCGTGCCGGTTCGGGCATGGCCGATGGTCTGATCGAACTGATGCCGTCCGCGCGCATTGGTCATATCGGCCTCTATCGCGATCCGGAAACCCACATGCCGGTCGAATATCTGGTCAAGCTGCCCGAAGTCGAAGGCCGTACCTTCATTCTGGTCGATCCGATGCTGGCGACCGGGAACTCGGCAGTGGCGGCGATCGATACGCTTAATAAATACGGTGTGGCCGACAAGGACATCCGCTTCATGGCGCTGGTTGCCGCCCCCGAAGGGGTCAAGGTCTTCCAGGATGCCCATCCGGATGTGCCGATCTATACCGCGGGCCTCGATGAAAAGCTTAATGAAAAGGCTTATATCGTTCCGGGCCTTGGTGATGCTGGCGACCGACTGTTCGGGACGCGCTAG
- a CDS encoding SPOR domain-containing protein, whose protein sequence is MAGEDNTNKPDLRATPEPQTDPDAGQKDAPLPAFIYGRDGHGDGSARGAERSGDRQNLNARIADMDRKTLLGLVTGAGMLGLVLFFAGMLVGAGLFMDSEDGARTTQTEQPQVEMLASAPEEPTEIPDATPEATEPTATTPAPEISADSEDPVGDLIAQRTEALSDDATTESEAASNVAETEEAAEATGSEDQAIAAPEIRDVTGDTDAPAAPEAPAVEDAQDSAATETATTTEQAPAPEASEPAAETAETTPEPAPAASASDASKPFSVQVGAFKVHENASQRAEELRGKGLEVAVVVRGPEDEGAWYYVRIGSYANLAAARDDAAKIKADHSIDGFPVRAEPNDRVVD, encoded by the coding sequence ATGGCTGGCGAAGACAACACCAACAAACCCGATTTGCGCGCAACCCCGGAACCGCAGACTGATCCGGATGCAGGGCAAAAGGATGCACCGCTTCCGGCCTTTATATATGGCCGGGACGGGCACGGTGATGGCAGCGCACGTGGGGCAGAACGCTCCGGTGATCGGCAAAACCTTAATGCACGGATAGCGGATATGGATCGCAAAACCCTTCTTGGCCTGGTCACAGGCGCAGGCATGCTCGGCCTTGTCTTGTTCTTTGCCGGAATGCTGGTCGGCGCAGGCTTGTTCATGGATTCTGAAGACGGTGCGCGCACCACCCAGACAGAACAGCCGCAGGTCGAAATGCTGGCCTCCGCCCCGGAAGAACCAACCGAAATTCCCGATGCCACGCCTGAGGCAACCGAGCCGACAGCAACAACACCTGCACCGGAAATCAGCGCCGATAGCGAAGACCCGGTTGGTGATCTGATCGCGCAGCGTACCGAGGCACTTTCGGATGATGCCACGACCGAGAGCGAAGCCGCATCGAATGTGGCTGAAACCGAAGAAGCCGCAGAAGCCACAGGATCAGAAGATCAGGCGATTGCGGCCCCGGAAATCCGCGACGTAACCGGCGACACCGATGCGCCAGCCGCACCAGAAGCCCCGGCAGTTGAAGACGCGCAAGACAGTGCTGCGACCGAAACGGCGACAACTACTGAACAGGCACCCGCGCCAGAGGCATCCGAACCGGCCGCTGAAACCGCCGAAACCACGCCGGAACCAGCACCTGCAGCCTCGGCGTCAGATGCCAGCAAGCCTTTCTCGGTTCAGGTTGGTGCCTTCAAGGTGCATGAAAATGCCAGCCAGCGTGCCGAGGAACTGCGCGGCAAGGGACTTGAAGTCGCCGTTGTCGTGCGCGGGCCTGAGGACGAAGGGGCTTGGTACTATGTCCGGATCGGGTCCTATGCCAACCTTGCAGCAGCTCGCGATGATGCGGCCAAAATCAAGGCGGATCATTCGATTGACGGTTTCCCGGTTCGCGCAGAGCCAAATGACCGCGTGGTAGACTGA
- a CDS encoding response regulator produces MSETFQVLIADDHPLVRGALKQALSSELENVSVLEAGSLYEAIDQIEAHKGDIDLVLLDLHMPGMNGFTGLFTLRASYPDIPVSIVSASQELPVVRRSIEYGASAFVPKSAPVDQIGLAVKTVLDGGMWMPDWAREAMENGPTDDEATGLAEKIGQLTPQQLRVLNMLTEGKLNKQIAYELDVTEATVKAHVSAILRKLSVHSRTQAVIIARELQLQEPAIEA; encoded by the coding sequence ATGTCCGAAACGTTCCAGGTTCTGATCGCCGATGACCATCCGCTTGTGCGCGGAGCCCTCAAACAGGCGTTAAGCTCGGAACTGGAAAACGTATCGGTCCTTGAAGCCGGCAGCCTGTATGAAGCCATCGATCAGATCGAAGCCCACAAAGGTGATATCGATCTTGTCCTGCTTGATCTTCATATGCCCGGCATGAACGGCTTTACCGGACTGTTTACCCTGCGTGCATCCTATCCCGACATTCCGGTTTCCATCGTTTCCGCCAGTCAGGAACTGCCCGTTGTGCGCCGTTCCATTGAATATGGCGCCTCGGCCTTTGTCCCGAAATCAGCCCCGGTCGATCAGATCGGCCTTGCGGTCAAAACCGTTCTGGATGGTGGCATGTGGATGCCCGACTGGGCACGCGAGGCCATGGAAAACGGCCCGACCGACGACGAAGCCACCGGATTGGCCGAAAAGATCGGCCAGCTTACCCCGCAGCAGCTGCGTGTTCTCAACATGCTGACCGAAGGCAAGCTCAATAAGCAAATCGCCTATGAGCTTGATGTCACCGAAGCGACGGTCAAGGCCCATGTATCGGCCATCCTGCGCAAGCTTTCGGTCCATAGCCGGACACAGGCCGTTATCATCGCACGCGAATTGCAGTTGCAGGAACCGGCAATCGAGGCCTGA
- a CDS encoding helix-turn-helix domain-containing protein: protein MQTTYAIKPIKTEVDYEAAMEQLEEFWDAKPGTPEADQLEVLGILIDQYETQQFPIAAPDAVEAVLFYMEQNGLDRSELGKLLGSRSRASEFLNHKTSLSLTQIRKLNEAWNIPADILIQPVRESA from the coding sequence ATGCAAACGACCTATGCCATCAAGCCCATCAAGACCGAAGTGGACTATGAAGCAGCGATGGAACAGCTTGAAGAGTTTTGGGATGCCAAACCCGGCACGCCAGAAGCCGATCAACTTGAAGTGCTTGGTATCCTGATTGACCAGTACGAAACGCAACAATTCCCGATTGCCGCCCCCGATGCCGTCGAAGCTGTGCTGTTTTACATGGAGCAAAACGGACTGGATCGCTCTGAACTTGGTAAACTGCTTGGCAGTCGTTCCCGCGCTTCAGAATTCCTCAATCATAAGACTAGTCTCTCCCTGACGCAGATCAGGAAACTGAATGAGGCTTGGAATATTCCAGCAGATATTTTAATCCAGCCGGTTCGGGAGAGTGCTTAA
- a CDS encoding LysE family translocator, giving the protein MISLDFLITSLIIVVLPGTGVIYTLALGLGRGMKASIWAALGCTLGIVPHMTASILGLAALLHASALAFEIVRYLGVAWLLYMAWGMWHGTGAMKVTANETTSGVLKIIRDGILLNLLNPKLSLFFLAFLPQFVSANTPNTTLEMALLGLIFMAMTFAVFVVYGCFAGALRSHIIERPKVMAWIGKSFAGAFVLMGLKLMLTER; this is encoded by the coding sequence ATGATCAGTCTCGATTTCCTGATAACCTCCCTTATCATCGTCGTCTTGCCCGGTACGGGCGTGATCTATACCCTGGCACTTGGACTGGGGCGCGGCATGAAAGCCAGCATCTGGGCGGCACTCGGCTGCACGCTTGGCATCGTCCCGCATATGACCGCCAGCATCCTCGGCCTCGCCGCCCTGCTCCATGCCAGCGCGCTCGCCTTTGAAATCGTTCGCTATCTTGGTGTGGCGTGGTTGCTGTATATGGCCTGGGGCATGTGGCATGGGACCGGCGCGATGAAAGTCACCGCCAATGAAACCACCAGCGGCGTGCTTAAAATCATCCGCGATGGCATATTGCTCAACCTACTGAACCCCAAACTGTCGCTCTTCTTCCTCGCCTTCCTGCCGCAATTTGTTAGCGCTAACACGCCCAATACAACGCTGGAAATGGCCCTGCTCGGCCTGATCTTTATGGCGATGACATTTGCTGTGTTTGTGGTTTATGGATGTTTTGCAGGCGCCCTTCGCAGCCACATCATCGAACGCCCAAAGGTCATGGCTTGGATCGGCAAAAGCTTTGCGGGGGCCTTTGTTCTGATGGGACTGAAACTTATGCTAACAGAACGATAG